The stretch of DNA TAAATTGATCCAGGTATACAACGAAATGATCGAGCAATTGCGAGACGAACGACGCTTGCAAGCAGAGCAACACTTTTTTTTGGATAAACTGATTCAAACCGCTCCTTCTGGTATTTTAATCCTCCATTTTGATGGGCAGATCGCCTCTTGTAATCCGACCGCAGTAAAATTATTAAAGACGGAAAGGAAGGAGCTGATAAACAAAAGCTTGAGCGAATTACCCGGGCCGCTTGCTGCGGAATTGGCTAATTTGCAGGCAGATATGCCGCATACAATCAATATCAATGGCATCGAAACCTACAAATGCCAGAAATCCCATTTTATTGATAGAGGTTTCCCGCATTATTTTATTACCATCGAAGAACTAACGGACGAAAAACTCCAAATTGAAAAAGAGGCGTATGGCAAAGTGATTCGGATGATGGCCCATGAGGTCAACAATTCCATCGGTCCTATCAATTCTATCTTGGATTCGCTGCACTTTTACCAGTCTCAATTGCAACCTGACCACCAGGAAGAATACACCAATGCACTGGAAGTCGCCGTTGCCCGCAACCAGAAACTGAACCGCTTTATGCGCAATTTTGCAGATGTGGTCCGCCTTCCTTCACCACACCTGGAGTCGGCTAATTTGCAGCAGCTGCTTAGGGACATCCATACCTTGATGCAAGCTTATACCGGAACAAAAAAGATCACATTTCAACTCCAGCTTCCAGACTCGCCAATCACCCATCCACTTGATATTCAGCAAATGGAGCAAGTGCTTATCAATGTTGTGAAAAATGCCATTGAGGCTATTACTGATGAGGGAGAAATACAAATCAGGTTGCAGCCCAAGCCACTTTGTATTCAAATTCTGGACAATGGCGTAGGTCTATCCCAGGAGCAAAATACTAAGCTTTTTTCTCCTTTTTATAGCACCAAAACAACCGGCCAAGGTATCGGCCTCACCCTCACCCGCGAAATTCTCCGCAACCATGGTTTTACCTTCTCCCTCCACACCCAACCCAATGGCTGGACCCTCTTTGAAATTGGGTTGGCGGCTCGGTAGGGTTCAACGGCAATGTCAATCAAAATTACAATGGCAATGTCAATCAAAATGCTACCTATGTCGCTGTTTTGGCTGCCCTCCGCTGGTTTCGAGCTCCAGCTCGAATATCTAGGCCCCCCATTTTTATTGCCATTTTTATTTTGATTTTAATTACCATTTGCCATTGCTCACTCCTTCTCCCCAAGCAACTCCGTCCCTTCCTCAATGCCCTTCTTAATTGCAGGCACCCCATTTTCCATCCAAACAGGCTTGGGCTGATCCATGAGGTAATGGTCAAAGAACTGTTGCATACGCAGGTTGAAATCGAGGCGGTTGGGGCGTTTGACGGGCCAATGGGGCTCTCCGTTGTAGTTGAGCAGCCAGGCCGGCTTGCCCAGGCGGCGCATAGCGACGAAGAACTCGATGCCTTGGTACCACGGAACGGCGCTGTCATTGTCATTATGCATAATCAGGACCGGTGTTTGAATTTTATCAGCAAAATAAATAGGAGAATTTTCGATATAGCGGATAGGATACTCCCAAAGGGTTCCACCAATACGACTTTGCGATTGTTCGTATTGGAACATACGACTAACGCCTGTGCCCCAGCGAATGCCACCATATGCACTTATCATATTGACAACTGGTGCGCCCGCTTCCGCACATTTGAAAATATTAGATTTGGTAATCAGGTAAGCAATTTGGTAACCACCCCAGCTATGGCCTTGCACGCCGATGCGCGCCTCATCAATAAAACCCTGGTTTATCAAATAGGTAACCCCTGGGATCACCGCGTTGTAAGCACTTTCCCCAGGATAGCCAATGCGATATGGGATATCAGGGTTGAAAATGACGTATCCTCTATTGGCGTAATAGGAATAATTGATAGTGGACCGATGTGGGTAGGGGGCGCGATGCTGATACAACCCATCGCTGCTTCGCTCATAAAAATTGACGAGTAGTGGATATTTCTTGGTCGGATCAAAATTTTCGGGTTTGACCAGCAAGCCTTGCAACTTTTGGCCATCCAATGAAGTCCATTCGACCATTTCCATCGTCCCCCAAGCATAGTCCGCCTGCTGAGGATTGGCATGACTCACCCTTTTTACCGTTTTAAAGTCAAGGTTGGTGTGGAGGAGGTCCGGGAAGGTTTGGAAATCCTCTTTGGTAAATACCAGATCATTACTGTCTTTGGCTTTCAGCGGCCTTCTGGACAGGCTGGTTTTTTCTGTAAACAAAGAATTTAATTTCCCTGTTTTTAGCGATAAGGTACTATAACCCTGCTCTTTGGTAGTTTCATTAAAATGCAATAGCATTAGGGTTGCGTCTGGAAGAATAAAGCGTTCTTCCCTATCCAGTTGGAGGTAGCGATAACGAATTTTCTTACTGCGTCCATCGGTGAGTTTTTGCGGTGCCGCTTTACCTTTCGGATCAATCTTCCAAATGTCATATTGGTCATAAATAAGGATTGCCTCATCATTGGCCAACCAGCCCAGTACACCATGCGGTGAAGGAAGCATGGGGTGATCGTCGAGTTCGTCAAAAAAGGCAACCGTTTTATTATTGGTGATGGGAATGGCTGTTTTATCCATTTGATGGATGGCATACCAGGCAGTATCCACCGCATCGTACCAATAGGCATATTGTGCAGCAGGAGAGAGCCGGGCGCTTCCCTTAACTTCCTTTTTAAGCAGGGTTTTGGTCCCATTTGCCACATTGATGCGGTAAATATCCCTGTACCCTGGACCATCTTCCCAGGAGGTTCGCTGTAAATATGGAACCTCATTATAAGAAAGCCCCACATTAGCATTTCCTTCATCCCCCATACTGACTTCAGGCGTTTCAGTATCACCCAAAGCCACCATTTTATTGGATGCAATATGCCAAACAGAAAGATAAGAACGTCGTTTTTCCCTATTGAGTTGGACTTTTTGTTCGGTGTAAAGCAGCGGATCTGTATAAGTCCAAACCTCTACCACTGGCTTCTCCTCTGGCAAAAGCGTCGTATCAGGGAGTAGGGGAGGAGGGGCAATGCCGAAATACAATTTGCTGCCATCTTTGGAAAACAAGGGTTGGGCATTTTTGCTCAGGAGCCAATTGGCAGGCAAGAAAGCACTGCTACTGGAGGCGACCAGCCGCGCCGTATCGGGCCCTTCCTTCCAATAATAGAGTTCATAAGGGCGGATTTGATTTTTTGTGGTATCCAAATCAGCCACGAAAGCGACTTGCTGGCCCTTTTCATCAAATGAAAGCTGCGGATAATCTCCTTTTTGGCGAAATAAGGGGCGAAGCGCCATCGGGGTACAATCATATATATAAATGCCAGCCAGGAGGGTAGAATCATTACCACTTGTGTTTAAAAGCAAGCGTTTTCCTACTTTGGCAAATTGATAATCCTTGACGAAGGCGATGGTGTCGGCTTTTCCTGCTGCCAGGTTTTGTATGACCAGGGCCGTCCCATTGGCGTTGCTTTCTTTTTTGTTTTTGGAACCTTTAGCAGGCTTGGCAGCCTCTAATTGATAAGCCACAAATCCCGACCATTTATCTGGCAACTGAAAGGATTTGACATTGGCGAATTTGTCCAATTTTCCCGTAGCCAGGTGGTAAATACCCAGGCTGTCTTTCGAAAGATCAGGTGTTTTTACCTTCCTACGCTTCTCTGCTTTTAGGGTATCAAGTACGGGTTTGATTTTAAAGATCAGGTACTGATTATCTTCGCTAAATGTTCCTCCCTCTCCCCTTGGAAAAGCGATCGTTTTTCCAGAACGGGTATGATAAACGTGCAAACTACCGTCTCCCTCTTCTTTGCTTAAGGCATAAACGACCCAATCGCCATTATTGGAAATAGCACTTTGATCAATAGCATACCATTCATCAAAGACTTCCGGGGTCATCGTTTTTTTGTTCGGATTTTGTCCGAATAGTAAAGTACTAAAACAAACTAACAATAAAGTAAAGCGTATTTTCATGTGACTGTTTTTTTCACTGCTGAAGTTAAGGAAAGTTGACCAAATAGGTTTAATAATTGTGCTTGATTCTCTGGGTATTGCAGGATTTCCTGATGGAGTTGGTCTAGGTATTCTCGGAAATAAGCGGTAAAAGCAGCAGTTGACATAATGGATGTATTTTGAGTTATAATAATAAGGAAATCAATTTAAAGGGAAGGGATTTCAGTGGCAATGAAAATGTCAATATCAATCAAAATGTCAATGGAGGGCAAAATAACTGCGCTGCTATCTTCAATTAGAAGTAAAATATAAATTATTTGTGGTTTTAAATTAAATAAAACACAAAAAGTTTATATTATGGTCTTTTTCCTTACCTTTGAACGAAGATCCATATACCTAACTATGCGTACTAATGCTCATGCCGACCTTCCACTTCACAATGGCCACGTACCACCCTGGCTAGCTAGCCGAATGGCTACGCTTGGACGCGCTATTGTGGAATCTATCGTGCTCGAATATGGCAAGGCCGAGTTCATGAAACGAATCAGTGATCCACTTTGGTTTCAATCCTTTGGTGCGGTTATGGGCATGGATTGGCATTCTTCGGGGATCACCACGTCTGTGGTAGGTGCCTTGAAGCGAGCCATTAACCCGATCAGTCATGCTTTAGGCATTTATGTATGTGGCGGCAGGGGAAAGCATTCTCGGAAGACACCTAACGAGTTAATGCAAATCGCGGATAAAACGGGGTTGGATGGCCAACATTTGGTGCGCTGTAGCCGCCTGGCTGCCAAAGTAGACAATACGGCCATTCAGGATGGTTTTCAGATTTATTTGCACTCCTTTATTCTAACTAGCGAAGGAGACTGGGCCATTGTTCAGCAAGGCATGAATGCAGAAACAGGCTATGCCCGTCGTTACCATTGGCATGCGGCGGAGTTTGAATCCTTTATAAAGGACCCGCATACCTCTGTTTGTGGTGTCAACCAAGGCTTGATTCTCAATTTGAGCCATCGCGAAGCAGCCAAAACCCAAACAGGCATCTTGGATATTGTGCAACAGCATCCGACGCGCATGCTTCAAGAAATTCGCAAGATAAGCATGCCGGCACACCACGATGTCAAATCTAAAGATGTAGACCTAAGGCGCCTGGGCAGCGTTATCGCCTTGGCCAATGAACGGGAATTACTGGATTTTGAGTCCGTGCTTTTACTGGAAGGCTTAGGCCCCCGGACACTCCAATCTTTGACTTTGGTGAGTGAAGTCATCCATGGTACGCCCTCTCGGTTCGAAGACCCCGCCCGTTTTTCCTTCGCACATGGCGGAAAAGACGGCAATCCCTTCCCCGTTCCCTTAAAAGTATATGACGAAACGGTCGCAACGCTTCGAAAAGCAGTGGAGAAAGCTAAAATCGGGTACTCGGATCGCCAAAAAGCGATTAAAAGCCTTCACGATACCGCAGAACGCCTTGAAAAAAATTTTGTTCCGAATGATAATTTTGAAAAGCTAATTGAAAAAGAATGGCAGGATACTCATAAATATGGTGGCCGAACCGTCATGGATGATTGGAAAACAGGGCAAAGCTTTTTCTCCTTTGAAGCAACGAAAGATAATAAGCGGAAAACTAAAAGACCGGCAAAACCAACCAACCAACTGCGCTTATTTTAGCACCTTCTTTGCGGAGCCTCTGATTAACCCAACACCCCAATCGCCGCCAGCGGATCACCTTTCATTATCGCCAGGGAGGTGACGACGTAAATCAAAATGCCATCTGAATCCGCGAAGTATTCGCTGAGCGTTTGGCCAAAAAAGTCGCGAATCTCGCCAATCTTGTCTCCTTTTTTAACGCTATCTTCTAATTGCTGAAAAGCATACCAACAGCCCTCATCCTCGGCAGTTAGTACCGACATTTTTTCCATAAATTGGACATCGGAGTTGGGGTTTACGGTCCCTTCCAACACCTCAAAAGTATAAAGCACGTTTTTCACTGCATCAATGTAGGTCTCCACCTCCGATTCGCTCCAGCGGCCACACTGCCCCAGTTCCGCCAGGAAGCCTGGCGTGCCGGCCTTGGCTGCCGCTCCCACCGAACCATTGTCTGAATAAGAGCCGACCACATATGGAAAACCGAGGGCAACTGCTGCTTGTTTCGATTGCTCGACGACCGCAGGTTCGCCCAGGTGCGAATAAATGGCGAAAGGAACCAGCGCCTCATGGATATCGCCGCCATGCAAATCCAGGTAAAAATCGGCCGCTTGCTGCAATTGGTGGACGACAAAAGCGATGCGCTCACTCACCGTCCCTAGGGCTTTGCCCGGAAACACGCGGTTGAGGTTTTTGCCATCAAAAGGACCGTAGTATTGTAATCTTGCCAAAAAGGCAGCTGGATTAACCGGATGAATGACCACAACCGTTCCGCGAACCTCCGTCGGCTGAAGGGCTTTCGCTAGCCGGATCGCCGTTTCAATGCAAGGGTATTCGCCACCGTGAACGCCGCCGGTGATCAGGATTTCCTGGCCGGGTTGCGTGCCGGAGATAACCGTTATCGGCATACTGACCGAGGTGCCGGGTACTTGGATGTAGCCCCTTGTCTTTTGGCCAACTACCACTTGAATGCCATATTGAGCGAGGATAGTATTGAATTTAGTCATGTTGCGAGTTGATTAATTAGGGACTTTACGTAAGCAATTGATAGAGGGTGTAACTACTCAGGTAAGCCAACCCCGTCATAAAAAGGAACTGGATAATAGGCCATTTCCAACTTTTAGTTTCTCTTTTAACGACGGCCAAGGTGCTCATACACATCATAGCGAATACATAGAATATAAGGAGCGATAAAGCGGTTGGTAGTTGATAGACGAGTTCTCCTGTTGTGGGGTTTCGTTCAATGGCCATGCGGTCGCGAACGGAAAGTTCATCGCCCTGACTGCCAATACTATAGATGGTGGCCATGGTTCCGACAAACACTTCGCGGGCGGCAAAAGAAGTAATGAGTGCGATACCTATTTTCCAGTCGAAGCCCAGCGGGCGAATACTTGGCTCAATGAATTTGCCCAGGTGACCCGCAAATGAGGCCT from Saprospiraceae bacterium encodes:
- a CDS encoding DUF763 domain-containing protein, producing MRTNAHADLPLHNGHVPPWLASRMATLGRAIVESIVLEYGKAEFMKRISDPLWFQSFGAVMGMDWHSSGITTSVVGALKRAINPISHALGIYVCGGRGKHSRKTPNELMQIADKTGLDGQHLVRCSRLAAKVDNTAIQDGFQIYLHSFILTSEGDWAIVQQGMNAETGYARRYHWHAAEFESFIKDPHTSVCGVNQGLILNLSHREAAKTQTGILDIVQQHPTRMLQEIRKISMPAHHDVKSKDVDLRRLGSVIALANERELLDFESVLLLEGLGPRTLQSLTLVSEVIHGTPSRFEDPARFSFAHGGKDGNPFPVPLKVYDETVATLRKAVEKAKIGYSDRQKAIKSLHDTAERLEKNFVPNDNFEKLIEKEWQDTHKYGGRTVMDDWKTGQSFFSFEATKDNKRKTKRPAKPTNQLRLF
- a CDS encoding prolyl oligopeptidase family serine peptidase, yielding MKIRFTLLLVCFSTLLFGQNPNKKTMTPEVFDEWYAIDQSAISNNGDWVVYALSKEEGDGSLHVYHTRSGKTIAFPRGEGGTFSEDNQYLIFKIKPVLDTLKAEKRRKVKTPDLSKDSLGIYHLATGKLDKFANVKSFQLPDKWSGFVAYQLEAAKPAKGSKNKKESNANGTALVIQNLAAGKADTIAFVKDYQFAKVGKRLLLNTSGNDSTLLAGIYIYDCTPMALRPLFRQKGDYPQLSFDEKGQQVAFVADLDTTKNQIRPYELYYWKEGPDTARLVASSSSAFLPANWLLSKNAQPLFSKDGSKLYFGIAPPPLLPDTTLLPEEKPVVEVWTYTDPLLYTEQKVQLNREKRRSYLSVWHIASNKMVALGDTETPEVSMGDEGNANVGLSYNEVPYLQRTSWEDGPGYRDIYRINVANGTKTLLKKEVKGSARLSPAAQYAYWYDAVDTAWYAIHQMDKTAIPITNNKTVAFFDELDDHPMLPSPHGVLGWLANDEAILIYDQYDIWKIDPKGKAAPQKLTDGRSKKIRYRYLQLDREERFILPDATLMLLHFNETTKEQGYSTLSLKTGKLNSLFTEKTSLSRRPLKAKDSNDLVFTKEDFQTFPDLLHTNLDFKTVKRVSHANPQQADYAWGTMEMVEWTSLDGQKLQGLLVKPENFDPTKKYPLLVNFYERSSDGLYQHRAPYPHRSTINYSYYANRGYVIFNPDIPYRIGYPGESAYNAVIPGVTYLINQGFIDEARIGVQGHSWGGYQIAYLITKSNIFKCAEAGAPVVNMISAYGGIRWGTGVSRMFQYEQSQSRIGGTLWEYPIRYIENSPIYFADKIQTPVLIMHNDNDSAVPWYQGIEFFVAMRRLGKPAWLLNYNGEPHWPVKRPNRLDFNLRMQQFFDHYLMDQPKPVWMENGVPAIKKGIEEGTELLGEKE
- a CDS encoding M14 family metallopeptidase yields the protein MTKFNTILAQYGIQVVVGQKTRGYIQVPGTSVSMPITVISGTQPGQEILITGGVHGGEYPCIETAIRLAKALQPTEVRGTVVVIHPVNPAAFLARLQYYGPFDGKNLNRVFPGKALGTVSERIAFVVHQLQQAADFYLDLHGGDIHEALVPFAIYSHLGEPAVVEQSKQAAVALGFPYVVGSYSDNGSVGAAAKAGTPGFLAELGQCGRWSESEVETYIDAVKNVLYTFEVLEGTVNPNSDVQFMEKMSVLTAEDEGCWYAFQQLEDSVKKGDKIGEIRDFFGQTLSEYFADSDGILIYVVTSLAIMKGDPLAAIGVLG
- a CDS encoding ATP-binding protein, yielding MFTLRTKYILFIILIHLVALVLTFFIFKAQPLLFIASEAIILLSLYFAYRLYRGLVQPLKLIMTGIDAIRDRDFNVKFQAIGQIELDKLIQVYNEMIEQLRDERRLQAEQHFFLDKLIQTAPSGILILHFDGQIASCNPTAVKLLKTERKELINKSLSELPGPLAAELANLQADMPHTININGIETYKCQKSHFIDRGFPHYFITIEELTDEKLQIEKEAYGKVIRMMAHEVNNSIGPINSILDSLHFYQSQLQPDHQEEYTNALEVAVARNQKLNRFMRNFADVVRLPSPHLESANLQQLLRDIHTLMQAYTGTKKITFQLQLPDSPITHPLDIQQMEQVLINVVKNAIEAITDEGEIQIRLQPKPLCIQILDNGVGLSQEQNTKLFSPFYSTKTTGQGIGLTLTREILRNHGFTFSLHTQPNGWTLFEIGLAAR